One region of Olleya sp. Hel_I_94 genomic DNA includes:
- a CDS encoding autorepressor SdpR family transcription factor, producing MNLLFKALNDDTRRQILELLKEDNLTAGQIADAFNISKPSISHHLDILKRADLVTSEKKGQFVEYAINTTILEDVLQWIITLKQ from the coding sequence GTGAATTTATTATTTAAAGCATTAAACGACGACACAAGACGTCAAATTTTAGAACTTCTAAAAGAAGATAATCTTACTGCAGGACAAATTGCTGACGCCTTTAATATTAGCAAACCTAGTATATCACATCATTTAGACATTTTAAAACGTGCAGATTTAGTAACCAGCGAGAAGAAAGGTCAGTTTGTAGAATATGCCATAAATACAACCATCCTAGAAGATGTACTCCAATGGATTATAACTTTAAAACAATAG